Proteins from one Nakamurella multipartita DSM 44233 genomic window:
- a CDS encoding GAF and ANTAR domain-containing protein, giving the protein MAQTALSFLNETRSGPVPTLVEQIVAGAVLVIPGTAAAAVENLDRQGLLHAPIAEGDAVARSVMDAQNTSGEGPCLDALRDNKQVMTGDLQTDPRWPEFAARATELGVRVIICTPMEAAGRRLGVLSLMSRTLDFVQDEEAPTMAAVFAAHAAVALTGARRVEDINRALTHRDVIGQAKGILMERFQVTPDVAFAMLVRTSSVTNLKLRDVCDQLCLTGVLLPDPPRSRRLRSGT; this is encoded by the coding sequence GTGGCCCAGACCGCGCTGTCGTTCCTGAACGAGACCCGCTCCGGGCCGGTGCCGACGTTGGTCGAGCAGATCGTGGCCGGCGCCGTTCTGGTGATCCCCGGCACGGCCGCCGCCGCGGTGGAGAACCTCGACCGGCAGGGTCTGCTGCACGCTCCGATCGCCGAAGGTGACGCGGTGGCCCGGTCCGTGATGGATGCCCAGAACACCAGCGGCGAAGGCCCTTGCCTGGACGCGCTGCGGGACAACAAGCAGGTCATGACCGGCGACCTGCAGACCGATCCACGATGGCCGGAGTTCGCCGCCCGGGCCACCGAGCTGGGTGTTCGGGTGATCATCTGCACCCCGATGGAAGCGGCCGGGCGGCGGCTGGGCGTGTTGAGCCTGATGAGCCGGACCCTGGACTTCGTCCAGGACGAGGAAGCCCCTACCATGGCCGCGGTGTTCGCCGCGCACGCCGCGGTCGCGCTGACCGGAGCCCGCCGCGTGGAAGACATCAACCGGGCATTGACTCACCGTGACGTCATCGGTCAGGCCAAGGGCATCCTGATGGAACGGTTCCAGGTGACCCCCGACGTCGCGTTCGCGATGTTGGTCCGCACCTCGTCGGTGACCAACCTGAAACTGCGCGACGTGTGCGACCAGCTCTGCTTGACCGGCGTACTGCTACCCGATCCGCCCCGCTCGCGGCGCCTCCGGTCCGGAACCTGA
- a CDS encoding WhiB family transcriptional regulator, with amino-acid sequence MEPAPLLPVSEQWNWQLDATCRGMDVEIFFHPASERKRQKQRRIDQAKAICHDCPVLQDCRRHALRTREPYGIWGGLSEEERAEILGVGNLRYPAPRHQKYSALEPIAAPPHYLASPPARRPESASTA; translated from the coding sequence ATGGAACCCGCACCCCTGCTCCCAGTCTCCGAACAATGGAACTGGCAGTTGGACGCCACATGTCGGGGTATGGATGTGGAGATATTCTTCCACCCCGCGAGCGAACGAAAACGCCAGAAACAGCGACGGATCGACCAGGCAAAGGCAATCTGCCATGACTGCCCGGTTCTCCAGGACTGCCGCCGGCACGCCCTGCGAACCCGCGAACCATACGGAATCTGGGGCGGTCTGTCCGAGGAAGAACGCGCAGAGATCCTCGGAGTAGGGAACCTGCGATACCCGGCCCCACGACACCAAAAATACTCGGCGCTCGAGCCGATCGCCGCGCCGCCCCATTACCTGGCGTCACCGCCCGCCCGCAGACCCGAATCCGCGAGTACTGCATGA
- a CDS encoding response regulator transcription factor, whose product MREPEAATTPLLTPRQAQILAYIGEGMTNREIGQRLGLAEQTIKNSVTLILAALGVTRRAHAAIYAANTRNGKSGRIQRQERGLLPASHDRRVDSVGITL is encoded by the coding sequence ATGAGGGAGCCCGAAGCAGCGACGACACCCTTGCTGACACCCCGGCAAGCACAGATTCTGGCCTACATCGGCGAGGGCATGACCAACCGGGAGATAGGGCAACGACTGGGACTGGCCGAACAGACGATCAAGAACTCTGTCACGCTGATCCTGGCCGCCCTCGGCGTGACCCGCCGCGCCCACGCCGCCATCTACGCCGCCAACACCAGAAATGGCAAGTCCGGACGAATCCAGCGTCAGGAACGAGGCTTACTGCCCGCCTCACACGATCGTCGCGTGGACTCAGTCGGGATCACGCTCTGA
- a CDS encoding LutC/YkgG family protein, translated as MSSRDAVLNRIRAALAADTAPPPPIPRDYIRVGDNPPGSPPVLELMVDRLIDYKAVVREVTPDQLADAIDDALTGSRSVVIAQDLDPDLAAAAARSNRTVTIDGNPAVLTPAELDSIDAVITTAKVGIALSGTITLDGGPGQGRRAITLVPDFHLIVLHADQIVQTVPEAIARLDPLRPLTMIAGPSATSDIELERVEGVHGPRTLYVLIVG; from the coding sequence ATGAGCAGCCGTGACGCCGTGCTGAACCGCATCCGCGCCGCCCTGGCCGCCGATACGGCCCCGCCACCGCCGATCCCCCGCGACTACATCCGCGTCGGCGACAACCCGCCCGGCAGCCCGCCCGTGCTCGAACTCATGGTCGACCGGCTCATCGACTACAAGGCCGTGGTCCGCGAAGTCACCCCCGACCAACTCGCGGACGCCATCGACGATGCCCTGACCGGCTCGCGTTCGGTGGTCATCGCTCAGGACCTGGACCCGGACCTGGCCGCTGCTGCCGCCCGCTCGAACCGGACCGTCACCATCGACGGCAACCCCGCCGTGCTGACCCCCGCCGAACTCGACTCGATCGACGCGGTCATCACCACCGCCAAGGTCGGCATCGCCCTGTCCGGCACCATCACCCTGGACGGCGGCCCCGGCCAAGGACGCCGCGCCATCACCCTGGTCCCGGACTTCCACCTGATCGTGCTGCACGCGGACCAGATCGTGCAGACCGTCCCCGAGGCCATCGCCCGGCTCGACCCTCTCCGGCCGCTGACCATGATCGCCGGGCCGTCCGCGACCAGCGACATCGAACTGGAACGCGTCGAGGGGGTGCACGGACCGCGCACCCTGTACGTGCTCATCGTCGGCTAG